One Paenarthrobacter aurescens TC1 DNA window includes the following coding sequences:
- the topA gene encoding DNA topoisomerase I (identified by match to protein family HMM PF01131; match to protein family HMM PF01751; match to protein family HMM TIGR01051) — protein sequence MPSKAKTGKKLVIVESPAKSKTIAKYLGEGFIVEASIGHIRDLPQPSDLPAELKKTSLGKFAVDIENDFKPYYVVSPDKKKKVAELKAQLKDADALYLATDGDREGEAIAWHLLEVLKPKVPVYRMTFGEITKEAIHRAMDNLRDVDTALVDAQETRRILDRLYGYEISPVLWRKVARGLSAGRVQSVVTRMVVDRERERMAFRAASYWDLTGQFGSDSGSFKAKLAAVDGSKVASGRDFNDNGQLTSSTVVHLNEELATSLAAGLENAEFRVRSVDTKPYTRRPAAPFTTSTLQQEAGRKLRFSSKSTMQVAQRLYENGYITYMRTDSSALSDEALTAARRQASELYGPEYVPQSPRVYANKAANAQEAHEAIRPAGDSFRTPAQVAKQLSGDEFRLYELIWKRTVASQMADAKGSTATIRLGAVAADGRDAEFSASGTVITFPGFLAAYEEGKDESRGDEESDEARRLPNVAKGDSLTASDILAVGHETSPPPRYTEASLTAELEKRGIGRPSTYASTISTIQDRGYVRKQGSALVPSWIAFSVIRLLEQHFTDYVDYEFTADMEGDLDKIANGQAVGAAWLKHFYYGEDADPGLLSIVNNLGEIDAREINSVPIAEGITLRVGKFGPYLESSIPTLDAKTGEVVESARANVPEELAPDELTADKAKELMETAAPEERVLGTDPHTGHTIVAKNGRYGAYVTEIIPEMTEEQLANQPVEYYKNGKPKPPKKPVKAKPRTGSLFKSMTVDTVTLDEALALMSLPRVLGEDADGNPITVQNGRFGPYLKKGTDSRSIGSEEEIFTITLEQALEIYSQPKQRGARASVPPLAEFGPDPVSEKNIVVKEGRFGPYITDGVTNITVPRSTSLEELTRERAVELLAEKRAKGPVKRTTTRKAPAKKATAKK from the coding sequence GTGCCCAGCAAGGCAAAAACCGGCAAGAAACTCGTGATCGTGGAGTCTCCCGCCAAGAGCAAGACCATCGCCAAGTATCTTGGCGAGGGCTTCATCGTCGAGGCTTCGATCGGCCACATCCGGGACCTCCCGCAGCCATCGGACCTCCCTGCCGAACTGAAGAAGACCTCGCTGGGCAAGTTCGCCGTCGACATCGAAAACGACTTCAAGCCGTACTACGTTGTCTCCCCGGACAAAAAGAAAAAAGTCGCCGAGCTCAAGGCCCAGCTGAAAGACGCTGACGCACTTTATCTCGCAACTGATGGTGACCGCGAAGGTGAAGCCATCGCGTGGCACCTCCTGGAGGTCCTGAAGCCCAAGGTTCCCGTTTACCGCATGACCTTCGGTGAAATCACCAAGGAAGCCATCCACAGGGCCATGGATAACCTGCGCGATGTTGACACCGCTTTGGTGGACGCCCAGGAGACGCGTCGTATTCTTGACCGCCTTTATGGCTACGAGATTTCCCCTGTCCTGTGGCGCAAGGTGGCCCGCGGACTGTCGGCCGGCCGTGTCCAGTCTGTGGTGACCCGCATGGTGGTTGACCGCGAACGTGAACGCATGGCTTTCCGGGCAGCGTCCTACTGGGACCTCACGGGCCAGTTCGGTTCAGACTCGGGTTCTTTCAAGGCCAAGCTTGCGGCCGTGGACGGTTCCAAGGTTGCCAGCGGCCGGGACTTCAACGACAACGGGCAGCTGACGTCCTCCACGGTGGTGCACCTCAACGAGGAACTGGCCACATCCTTGGCTGCAGGCTTGGAAAACGCCGAATTCCGCGTCCGCTCCGTAGATACCAAGCCGTACACCCGCCGCCCTGCCGCGCCGTTCACCACGTCCACGCTGCAGCAGGAAGCCGGCCGTAAGCTCCGCTTCTCGTCAAAGAGCACCATGCAGGTTGCCCAGCGCCTGTATGAAAACGGCTACATCACCTATATGCGTACAGACTCGTCTGCCTTGAGCGATGAAGCACTCACGGCAGCCCGCCGCCAGGCTTCGGAGCTTTACGGTCCCGAGTACGTGCCCCAGAGCCCCCGCGTTTACGCCAACAAGGCTGCCAACGCCCAGGAAGCGCACGAGGCCATCCGTCCCGCGGGAGACTCCTTCCGCACTCCCGCGCAGGTTGCCAAGCAGCTGAGCGGCGACGAGTTCCGCCTGTACGAGCTCATCTGGAAGCGCACAGTGGCCTCCCAGATGGCTGACGCCAAGGGTTCTACTGCCACCATCCGCCTCGGCGCGGTAGCCGCCGACGGCCGCGACGCCGAATTCTCCGCCTCCGGTACGGTCATCACTTTCCCCGGCTTCCTAGCAGCCTATGAAGAGGGCAAGGATGAGAGCCGCGGCGACGAGGAATCCGATGAAGCGCGTCGCCTCCCGAACGTTGCCAAGGGCGATTCCCTCACGGCTTCGGACATTCTGGCTGTCGGCCACGAAACATCGCCGCCGCCGCGTTACACGGAAGCATCGCTGACCGCTGAGTTGGAAAAGCGGGGCATCGGCCGCCCGTCCACCTACGCCTCCACCATCTCCACCATCCAGGACCGGGGCTACGTCCGCAAGCAGGGCTCCGCCTTGGTTCCCAGCTGGATCGCGTTCTCCGTTATCCGCCTGCTGGAGCAGCACTTTACGGACTACGTGGACTACGAGTTCACGGCTGACATGGAAGGCGACCTGGACAAGATCGCCAACGGCCAGGCCGTGGGCGCCGCCTGGCTCAAGCACTTCTACTACGGTGAGGACGCAGACCCCGGACTGCTGAGCATCGTCAACAACCTCGGCGAAATCGATGCCCGCGAGATCAACTCCGTGCCCATCGCCGAGGGCATCACGTTGCGCGTGGGCAAGTTCGGCCCGTACTTGGAAAGCTCCATCCCCACCTTGGATGCGAAGACCGGTGAAGTGGTTGAGTCCGCAAGGGCCAACGTCCCCGAGGAACTCGCCCCGGACGAACTCACGGCGGACAAAGCCAAAGAGCTCATGGAGACCGCGGCCCCCGAGGAACGGGTCCTGGGAACCGATCCCCACACCGGCCACACCATCGTTGCCAAGAACGGCCGCTACGGGGCGTACGTCACCGAGATCATCCCTGAGATGACCGAGGAACAACTGGCCAACCAGCCGGTGGAATATTACAAGAACGGCAAGCCCAAACCTCCCAAAAAGCCCGTGAAGGCAAAGCCGCGCACCGGTTCGCTGTTCAAGTCCATGACCGTGGATACGGTCACCTTGGATGAAGCCCTCGCGCTCATGAGCTTGCCCCGGGTCCTCGGCGAGGACGCGGACGGCAACCCCATCACAGTGCAGAACGGCCGCTTCGGCCCGTACCTGAAAAAGGGCACGGACTCCCGCTCCATCGGTTCGGAAGAGGAAATCTTCACGATTACCTTGGAACAGGCGTTGGAGATCTACTCGCAGCCCAAGCAGCGCGGCGCCCGTGCCTCCGTGCCGCCGCTGGCCGAGTTTGGACCGGACCCCGTTTCCGAGAAGAACATTGTGGTGAAGGAAGGCCGCTTCGGCCCATACATCACTGACGGCGTCACCAACATCACCGTCCCGCGCTCAACGTCACTCGAAGAGCTGACCCGGGAACGCGCCGTCGAACTTTTGGCAGAAAAGCGTGCCAAGGGACCGGTCAAGCGGACCACCACCCGCAAGGCGCCGGCCAAGAAGGCAACAGCCAAAAAGTAG
- a CDS encoding conserved hypothetical protein (identified by match to protein family HMM PF01022) gives MIRGAAPHSSTTGPPGSDPDYTDEVTANNEASQASGDVPRRKRAEKTIEITDPKAIRALAHAARIEVISELYATQVSHTATELAARTGLTPSAMSYHLRALQKWGIVAPAENAGDARERRWKAAGTDFTISGGSVASPEIAVVDLELDAFRRRASAFAKARGERRQRGETGEEPAAVVLSSNLLYLTNPQRRELLDRIRAVLREYELEDPTRIPEGAERVATLWSMIPDDRVAPGQ, from the coding sequence ATGATCCGGGGTGCCGCACCGCACTCATCAACTACCGGACCTCCGGGAAGTGACCCTGACTACACTGATGAAGTGACTGCGAACAACGAAGCATCCCAAGCGTCAGGCGACGTTCCTCGGCGGAAGCGTGCCGAGAAGACGATTGAGATCACGGATCCCAAGGCTATCCGTGCCTTGGCGCACGCCGCCCGGATTGAGGTGATCTCTGAGCTCTACGCCACACAGGTCAGCCACACAGCCACCGAACTCGCTGCCAGAACGGGTCTGACGCCCAGCGCAATGAGCTACCACCTCCGGGCCCTGCAGAAGTGGGGGATCGTGGCGCCTGCGGAAAACGCCGGCGATGCCCGGGAGCGCCGCTGGAAGGCGGCTGGAACGGACTTCACTATCTCGGGAGGCAGCGTCGCCAGCCCCGAGATCGCCGTGGTGGACCTTGAACTCGATGCCTTCCGGCGCCGGGCCTCGGCCTTCGCCAAAGCCCGCGGTGAGCGCCGGCAACGGGGAGAGACGGGAGAAGAGCCGGCAGCGGTGGTCCTCTCCAGCAACCTGCTGTATCTGACCAACCCCCAGCGCAGGGAACTCTTGGACAGAATCCGCGCAGTTCTGCGGGAGTACGAACTCGAGGATCCCACCCGGATACCGGAAGGTGCTGAACGTGTGGCAACCTTGTGGTCAATGATCCCGGACGACCGCGTAGCGCCCGGTCAGTAA
- a CDS encoding putative transferase (identified by match to protein family HMM PF05175), translating to MPARRQYPHSAIPGSKSAVRRPYTCKVTDTASSFTSGNTDDAPRSDRPELLSALAADLRALSYTVDGVAELLGTSASEALGRDQLIPALLASERLMDSQDPALRSPAVVVRLWLLAVPQSVADIDSALPGIRSQGLAELGLVTVDSGVVKAKVDLRPYGWDANTDGSGGAELWVASDLAAHQQPGVLRHDHVLGIGRASTTLVQSTFRKHTKRALDVGTGCGIQTFHLLHHCEHVTATDISERALAFTRFNLLLNAAELELDPNHLEGRVSLRLGSLLEPVAGEQFGLVVSNPPFVITPRTGGESSSEQFTYRDGGLPGDDIVASLVQSLAEVLEAGGTAQMLGNWEVTSGTDWKDRPQAWLRDSGLDVWFIQREQVGPEQYAETWLQDASQNREGQQYKEAYAAYLDDFASRNVQGIGFGMIWLRRPESPFGAIVSRFEEITYPIEQPIGPHVGAAVERADWVAAHSVPEAHLVVAEDVTEERHQRPGAVHPGVILLRQGAGLRRTNLLSTELAGFVSACDGQLSVRQIVSALVSLLGGGDDFDEQAFREGLVRDVTNLVLEGFLLPDPAQVSA from the coding sequence TTGCCCGCCCGCCGCCAGTATCCACATAGCGCGATTCCAGGATCCAAAAGCGCAGTGCGCCGCCCCTACACTTGCAAGGTGACTGACACAGCTTCCTCCTTTACCTCCGGCAACACTGACGATGCTCCCCGCAGCGACCGACCCGAACTGCTTTCGGCGCTCGCCGCGGACCTTCGTGCGCTCTCCTACACGGTGGATGGTGTGGCTGAACTCCTGGGGACCTCCGCCTCTGAAGCGCTTGGAAGGGACCAGCTCATCCCTGCTCTGCTGGCCAGCGAGCGGCTCATGGACTCCCAGGACCCCGCCCTCCGATCGCCGGCAGTTGTCGTTCGCCTCTGGTTGTTGGCCGTTCCGCAGTCCGTGGCAGACATCGATTCCGCGCTCCCCGGCATTCGTTCGCAAGGACTTGCGGAGCTGGGGCTGGTCACAGTGGATTCAGGGGTGGTCAAGGCCAAGGTGGACCTGCGCCCTTACGGCTGGGACGCCAACACCGATGGCAGCGGCGGCGCGGAACTCTGGGTCGCCAGCGACCTCGCAGCCCACCAGCAGCCGGGGGTGCTGAGGCATGACCATGTCCTGGGGATTGGACGTGCCTCTACAACGCTGGTCCAATCCACGTTCAGGAAGCACACCAAACGTGCGCTGGATGTGGGGACCGGATGCGGAATCCAAACGTTCCACCTGCTGCACCACTGCGAGCACGTCACCGCCACGGATATCTCCGAGAGGGCACTCGCGTTCACCCGCTTCAACCTCCTGCTGAACGCCGCTGAACTGGAGCTGGACCCCAACCACCTGGAGGGCCGGGTGAGCCTGCGGCTGGGATCGCTCCTTGAGCCGGTGGCAGGGGAACAGTTCGGTCTGGTGGTATCAAACCCTCCGTTCGTGATCACTCCGCGAACGGGTGGCGAATCGTCGTCGGAGCAGTTCACATATCGCGACGGAGGGCTCCCCGGCGACGACATCGTCGCCTCCCTCGTGCAGTCGCTCGCTGAGGTCCTCGAGGCCGGCGGTACGGCTCAAATGCTGGGTAACTGGGAGGTTACCTCTGGTACCGATTGGAAGGACCGGCCCCAGGCATGGCTCCGCGACTCAGGTTTGGACGTCTGGTTCATCCAGCGGGAGCAGGTGGGTCCTGAGCAGTACGCGGAGACATGGCTTCAGGACGCCTCGCAGAATCGCGAAGGCCAGCAATACAAGGAGGCTTACGCCGCCTATCTGGATGACTTTGCTTCGAGGAATGTCCAAGGCATTGGCTTCGGCATGATCTGGCTGCGCCGTCCGGAGTCACCGTTCGGGGCCATCGTCAGCCGCTTCGAGGAAATCACCTATCCGATCGAGCAGCCAATCGGGCCGCATGTGGGTGCAGCCGTGGAACGGGCCGACTGGGTGGCGGCACATTCGGTCCCGGAGGCACACTTGGTGGTAGCCGAGGACGTTACAGAAGAACGGCATCAACGTCCCGGGGCTGTTCATCCCGGCGTCATCCTCCTGCGGCAGGGTGCCGGCCTTCGCCGGACCAATCTGCTGAGCACTGAACTCGCCGGGTTCGTCTCCGCCTGCGACGGTCAATTGTCGGTCCGGCAAATCGTCTCGGCCTTGGTATCGCTCCTTGGTGGGGGAGATGACTTCGATGAACAAGCTTTCCGCGAAGGGCTTGTCCGCGACGTCACCAACCTGGTCCTGGAGGGGTTCCTCCTTCCGGACCCGGCGCAGGTCAGCGCATGA
- a CDS encoding hypothetical protein (identified by Glimmer2; putative) has translation MGGQSSPREPGSVGFMLNFSSTRRRAGLVAITTAALLGVCGCQAPVNIEDADVPAWKEKVLPAASGVVLEDSGKILNRDPLVKESANVPAGSYTLTMACDGGGKAYFAVSSGGNKITDAAAACNGSLDVVKIKVPGAGPLSISTSSVDAPLIFAYHVVSAAA, from the coding sequence ATGGGTGGACAAAGCTCCCCGCGGGAACCCGGTAGCGTTGGATTCATGCTCAACTTCTCCTCCACAAGGCGCCGCGCGGGCCTTGTTGCCATCACCACTGCGGCGCTGCTGGGAGTCTGCGGCTGCCAGGCACCGGTCAATATCGAAGATGCCGACGTTCCTGCCTGGAAGGAAAAGGTCCTCCCCGCGGCGAGTGGCGTGGTGTTGGAGGACTCCGGCAAGATCCTCAACCGGGACCCGTTGGTCAAGGAATCCGCGAATGTTCCGGCAGGAAGCTACACACTCACCATGGCGTGCGATGGGGGCGGCAAAGCGTACTTTGCAGTTTCTTCGGGCGGCAACAAGATCACGGACGCCGCCGCAGCATGCAATGGAAGCCTTGATGTGGTGAAGATCAAGGTTCCCGGAGCCGGTCCCCTCAGCATCTCGACGAGCAGCGTCGACGCTCCGCTGATTTTCGCCTACCACGTGGTTTCCGCGGCCGCCTAG
- a CDS encoding putative lipoprotein: MPQRLARAAVVILVVLSGSLSACEYTYDDGGRPDASPTSTAGNVVLPPDPALEETVTGEALEEWAKMALPESQGQSFYSSNGYLNPGESKSEQTVQLPGGTYAVTLACRGTRRVTFKVALGEAELVDLTLGCANARVSVVQLEKDAILSITVGSRSDANFAYRVSRL; this comes from the coding sequence ATGCCACAGCGGCTGGCGAGGGCCGCCGTCGTCATCCTTGTTGTGCTGAGCGGCAGCCTGTCGGCCTGCGAATATACCTATGACGACGGCGGAAGGCCGGACGCCAGCCCTACTTCCACAGCCGGCAATGTGGTTCTCCCCCCGGATCCGGCACTGGAGGAGACCGTCACTGGTGAGGCGCTGGAAGAGTGGGCGAAGATGGCCTTGCCCGAGTCCCAGGGGCAGTCGTTTTACTCAAGCAACGGCTACCTCAATCCCGGCGAGTCCAAGTCCGAGCAAACGGTGCAGTTGCCGGGTGGGACGTACGCGGTGACACTGGCCTGCCGGGGCACCCGACGGGTGACATTCAAGGTGGCCTTGGGCGAGGCCGAGCTGGTTGACCTGACCCTTGGGTGCGCCAATGCCCGCGTGAGCGTGGTCCAGCTGGAGAAGGACGCCATACTATCCATCACGGTGGGTTCCAGGTCGGACGCCAACTTCGCCTATCGGGTGAGCCGGCTCTGA